A stretch of the bacterium genome encodes the following:
- a CDS encoding ATP-binding cassette domain-containing protein, whose amino-acid sequence MRLPEKPTLELKNVTKIFGFGTIQVRAVDDINFEAWAGEVVLIMGPSGSGKTTFITIAGAMLRPSQGSVKIDGEEVADADDRTLTKIRQAKIGFIFQSFNLLENLTVFENVLVPLLLARVPKRLARQKVNGLLETFDLTQRRNFRPRKLSGGEQQRVSIARALTNDPKLILADEPTANLDSKKGKEVMRLLSRVAKNMGKTVVVVSHDERLKEIADRILWLEDGRFKEIEILEHDPNCGTRVEKTATTPQLVTSIKTYYFCSKECKEEFEEKQTPPNPKSEARRAL is encoded by the coding sequence ATGAGGTTGCCAGAAAAACCAACTTTAGAACTGAAAAATGTAACCAAAATTTTTGGCTTCGGCACGATCCAAGTTCGAGCAGTAGATGACATCAATTTTGAAGCTTGGGCAGGTGAAGTTGTTCTGATCATGGGCCCCTCCGGATCAGGTAAAACTACTTTTATTACTATTGCTGGAGCGATGCTGAGACCTAGCCAAGGATCAGTCAAAATTGATGGAGAAGAAGTTGCTGATGCTGACGATCGGACACTAACAAAAATCCGTCAAGCTAAAATCGGTTTTATTTTTCAATCCTTTAATTTGCTAGAAAACCTGACTGTTTTTGAAAATGTTCTTGTGCCTTTGCTCCTGGCCCGTGTTCCAAAGAGACTAGCTAGACAAAAAGTAAACGGTCTTTTGGAAACTTTTGACCTGACTCAGAGAAGAAACTTTCGTCCCAGAAAACTTTCTGGAGGCGAGCAGCAGAGAGTTTCTATCGCTCGAGCCCTGACCAACGATCCCAAGCTCATCCTTGCTGACGAACCAACCGCCAACCTTGATTCTAAAAAAGGAAAAGAGGTGATGAGGCTTCTGTCTCGTGTGGCCAAAAATATGGGCAAAACCGTCGTGGTGGTTAGCCATGACGAAAGGCTCAAAGAAATTGCTGACCGCATCCTTTGGCTCGAAGACGGACGTTTCAAAGAAATCGAAATACTCGAGCACGATCCAAACTGTGGCACCAGAGTGGAAAAGACAGCGACCACCCCACAACTAGTTACTTCTATCAAGACCTATTATTTCTGTTCAAAAGAATGCAAAGAGGAATTTGAAGAAAAGCAAACCCCCCCAAATCCTAAGAGCGAAGCTCGCAGGGCACTTTAG
- a CDS encoding AAA family ATPase — protein sequence MAASAQKPAGNQDHPFASKSELEGNFLAENKVLLDKVESSKIPATLKLDLADRLKRLNRSMQFGSYQADYESTSKYINWLLALPWENRSEDKLDLTLAKQTLDKSHYGLEKIKERIIEYLAVLKLQSEAENSGVIKISRSPVLCFVGLPGTGKTSFALAIAQALGREFVRIPMGGMSNALVLRGQPRGYPEAEPGMVVKSLRRAGTKNPVVLLDEIDSTAEGAASDIMGVLLELLDPEQNSAFTDYYIDFPFDLSEVLFLCSANKLGNITSAVMDRMEVILMPRYTDDDKIHIARDYLFPRELSVVGLKPETVSFDEAVWPLVIKPFGYEIDVRNMERTINGILRKVARKYVDGSLQQVTINSSNLKDFLPEW from the coding sequence ATGGCTGCTTCTGCCCAAAAACCTGCTGGCAATCAAGATCACCCCTTCGCTTCCAAAAGCGAGCTCGAGGGCAATTTCCTTGCGGAAAACAAGGTTCTTCTAGACAAAGTCGAGTCTTCCAAAATCCCGGCAACTCTAAAGCTAGACCTAGCTGACAGGCTAAAACGGCTCAACCGCTCCATGCAGTTTGGTAGCTATCAAGCTGACTATGAATCAACCTCAAAATACATAAACTGGCTGCTTGCCTTACCTTGGGAAAACCGAAGTGAAGACAAGTTGGATTTAACTTTAGCGAAGCAAACTCTCGACAAAAGCCACTACGGGCTTGAAAAAATCAAGGAACGAATCATTGAGTATTTAGCAGTTTTAAAACTACAAAGCGAAGCGGAAAACTCCGGGGTCATCAAAATTTCCCGCTCCCCGGTTCTCTGCTTTGTCGGTTTGCCAGGAACTGGGAAGACCTCCTTTGCCTTAGCGATCGCGCAAGCTTTGGGCCGAGAATTTGTTCGTATCCCGATGGGAGGAATGAGCAACGCCCTTGTTTTAAGGGGACAACCACGGGGTTATCCTGAGGCAGAGCCGGGGATGGTCGTCAAGAGCCTTCGTCGCGCCGGAACCAAAAATCCCGTTGTCCTTCTCGATGAAATTGATTCAACCGCCGAGGGAGCTGCTTCTGATATCATGGGTGTTCTTCTCGAGCTTCTCGATCCAGAGCAAAACTCTGCTTTTACTGATTACTATATCGACTTCCCTTTTGATCTCTCTGAGGTCCTTTTTCTTTGCTCGGCCAACAAATTGGGTAATATTACAAGCGCGGTCATGGACCGCATGGAAGTAATTTTAATGCCCCGCTACACTGATGATGACAAAATTCATATTGCCCGCGACTATCTTTTCCCACGGGAACTCAGTGTTGTTGGTTTGAAACCGGAAACAGTCAGCTTTGATGAAGCGGTCTGGCCTCTGGTAATCAAACCCTTTGGCTATGAAATTGATGTTCGCAATATGGAAAGGACCATCAACGGAATTTTGAGAAAAGTAGCGCGAAAATATGTTGATGGCAGTCTCCAACAGGTCACAATTAATTCCTCAAACCTCAAAGATTTTCTTCCTGAGTGGTAA
- a CDS encoding ABC transporter permease, which yields MVSIALRNLFAEKTRFAISVGGVAFSVMLILIILSLYQGWRVKATEYIRGIDTDLWVTQSGSADITSSASLIPDSVGLKIKTLPGVSQVNKFVGKPVSFSLKNKDVNTYIVGFDPEKPISGPKKMLSGKKVPDEGEIVVDKVLAKNKKLEIGEFVEIFGTSLKVVGIADGANMFLFQFSFIDQKEAIKLFGTEGFTNFYLVKTDSGKLDEVRDEINQIGGVDALDREEFVDKNRRLIDEVFVPIIAVLVLISVLVGTAVIGLTIYTATIEKAREFGVLKAIGGSNLQIYQIIFQQSFVSGIIGYFVGVGLTFLLLWIIPNFVPVFVTTTRGVDLVNVFVLANTMSIFASYIPVRRIIHIDPAEVFRS from the coding sequence ATGGTTTCAATTGCCCTAAGAAATCTTTTTGCAGAAAAAACCCGTTTCGCAATCTCTGTAGGTGGTGTCGCTTTTTCTGTCATGCTTATTTTGATCATTCTCTCCCTTTATCAAGGGTGGCGTGTTAAGGCAACCGAGTATATCCGGGGTATTGATACTGACCTTTGGGTTACTCAATCAGGCTCGGCTGATATCACCAGTAGTGCTTCACTCATTCCAGACTCAGTTGGGCTAAAAATAAAGACACTTCCCGGAGTGTCCCAAGTAAATAAATTTGTGGGTAAGCCAGTCAGTTTTTCCCTGAAAAATAAAGACGTCAACACCTATATCGTTGGTTTTGATCCAGAAAAGCCAATTTCTGGACCAAAGAAAATGCTCTCAGGGAAGAAAGTACCGGACGAAGGAGAAATAGTGGTAGATAAAGTGCTAGCCAAAAACAAAAAATTGGAAATAGGAGAATTCGTCGAAATCTTTGGGACGAGCCTCAAAGTAGTGGGAATTGCTGACGGGGCCAACATGTTTCTTTTTCAATTCTCCTTTATCGACCAAAAAGAAGCGATTAAACTTTTTGGCACAGAAGGCTTTACCAACTTTTACTTGGTAAAGACTGACTCTGGCAAACTCGACGAAGTAAGGGACGAGATCAACCAAATTGGTGGTGTGGATGCTTTGGATAGGGAAGAATTCGTCGATAAAAACCGACGCCTAATTGACGAAGTTTTTGTTCCAATCATTGCAGTCTTAGTTCTGATCAGTGTTTTAGTGGGAACCGCCGTGATTGGGCTAACTATTTACACAGCTACTATCGAAAAAGCGCGGGAATTTGGCGTTTTGAAGGCAATTGGTGGGTCAAACCTGCAAATTTATCAGATTATCTTTCAGCAGTCCTTCGTTTCAGGAATAATTGGTTATTTCGTCGGGGTTGGTCTAACTTTCTTGCTACTTTGGATTATTCCGAACTTCGTTCCTGTTTTTGTCACGACTACGAGAGGGGTAGATTTGGTCAATGTTTTTGTTTTGGCCAATACAATGAGTATTTTTGCTTCTTACATACCAGTACGGCGGATAATTCATATTGACCCAGCTGAGGTGTTTCGATCATGA
- a CDS encoding glycosyltransferase, with amino-acid sequence MAKSVLSNQKFVFLDESGRRWKTFCLAFLVLGFALALVAGLVLWEFFGGARNKLTKIQGETNRDVIDKISKKTPGEISVHGSGTIIQINADQEKNTYSINREKSNKEKTVVLSFDDGPDPNYTPKILEILKKENVSATFFVVGSQVLKYPELVKKIVENGFELGNHTFSHVAIGQNPMERLNRVNFEIDFNQNLIEQATGISPKLFRNPYWGQENEISMDSLILTTFALDKGYLVSTPTLDSNDWQERNIKKIVQNSTTSTEGPVVLLLHDAGGDRRNTVLALPEIIKYYKSQGYSFQTLAALSGKATMPRVSLRESVSSNLLVVGYKFFKASPRLLDPVFLIGLGFTLTYSLFLIILANLESYRSLRFKKTLAKGNFRPSISVLVPAYNEEKAIAATIHSVLASNYKKFKLFIIDDGSTDNTNRLAKKFEKDSRVKVLAKENGGKFSALNYGLRFVRSSVFVALDADTHLDKNALGSLVKFFADPKVGAVAGNVKVGNRETILGKLQAIEYTMNLNLERNGYSALNSILVVPGALGAWRSSVVKKIGGYSGRTLTEDAELTIRLLRAGFRVVYDKEAVSYTEAPTKISDLIRQRFRWTFGVFQTFSAHSNLIFRRRHGFLGWLVLPFTIFVQIPIMLLSPLMDLFAIFAFFFISAKLVLIYLSLYLLTRLILGIVAFAFERESAWVLILMPLQRLYYQPILYISLFKALWALLKGAPVEWKKLDHEGNLSLGTPS; translated from the coding sequence ATGGCAAAAAGTGTATTGTCAAATCAAAAATTTGTCTTTCTTGACGAGTCCGGTCGACGCTGGAAGACTTTTTGCTTGGCTTTTTTGGTCTTGGGTTTTGCTCTTGCTCTTGTGGCCGGTTTGGTACTCTGGGAGTTTTTTGGAGGAGCTAGAAATAAACTAACGAAAATCCAAGGGGAAACAAACCGAGATGTGATAGACAAAATTAGTAAAAAAACACCGGGGGAAATTTCGGTCCACGGTTCTGGGACAATTATTCAAATAAACGCGGACCAAGAAAAAAATACCTACTCAATCAACAGGGAAAAATCGAACAAAGAAAAAACAGTAGTTTTGTCATTTGACGATGGTCCAGACCCGAACTACACTCCAAAAATTCTTGAAATACTCAAGAAAGAAAATGTTTCCGCAACATTTTTTGTTGTTGGGAGTCAGGTTTTGAAATATCCGGAATTGGTTAAAAAAATTGTTGAAAACGGATTTGAGTTGGGAAATCACACTTTCTCTCACGTTGCTATTGGTCAAAACCCTATGGAGCGCTTGAATAGAGTTAATTTTGAGATTGATTTCAATCAAAATTTGATCGAGCAGGCGACAGGTATTAGTCCCAAATTGTTTCGCAACCCATATTGGGGTCAAGAGAACGAAATTTCGATGGATAGTTTGATCCTTACCACTTTTGCCTTGGACAAAGGTTACTTGGTATCAACCCCGACTCTTGACTCTAATGACTGGCAGGAGAGGAACATCAAGAAAATCGTCCAAAACAGTACTACCAGTACTGAAGGCCCAGTAGTTTTGCTTTTGCACGATGCCGGAGGTGATCGGCGCAACACCGTTCTTGCTCTTCCTGAGATCATCAAGTATTACAAATCCCAAGGCTATAGTTTTCAAACTTTGGCTGCTTTGTCCGGAAAAGCTACCATGCCGCGGGTCTCATTGAGAGAGTCGGTTTCGAGTAATCTTTTGGTTGTAGGGTATAAATTCTTCAAGGCGTCTCCGAGACTTCTGGACCCGGTCTTTTTGATTGGCCTCGGTTTTACTCTGACTTACAGTTTGTTCCTGATCATTTTGGCGAACTTAGAATCATACCGCTCGCTTCGTTTCAAAAAGACTTTGGCAAAGGGAAATTTTCGACCTTCAATTAGCGTCTTGGTACCGGCTTACAACGAAGAGAAAGCGATTGCTGCTACAATCCATTCGGTTCTAGCCTCGAACTACAAAAAATTCAAGCTTTTCATCATTGATGATGGATCCACGGACAATACCAATAGGCTGGCCAAAAAGTTTGAGAAAGACAGCCGAGTTAAGGTTCTTGCCAAAGAAAACGGAGGAAAATTTTCTGCTTTAAACTATGGCTTGAGGTTTGTTCGATCAAGTGTTTTTGTCGCTCTTGATGCTGATACTCATCTCGACAAAAATGCCCTTGGGAGCTTAGTAAAATTTTTTGCTGATCCCAAAGTTGGCGCTGTGGCAGGCAATGTAAAAGTCGGCAACCGAGAAACTATCCTCGGTAAGTTGCAGGCAATTGAGTACACCATGAACCTGAACCTAGAACGAAACGGCTACAGCGCGCTGAACTCGATTTTGGTGGTTCCAGGGGCTCTAGGAGCGTGGAGAAGTAGTGTAGTGAAAAAAATCGGGGGTTATTCAGGCAGGACCCTGACAGAAGATGCAGAGTTGACGATACGGCTTTTAAGGGCCGGTTTCAGAGTAGTTTATGACAAAGAAGCAGTTTCCTATACCGAGGCGCCGACCAAAATCTCAGATCTCATCCGCCAAAGGTTTCGTTGGACCTTTGGGGTCTTTCAGACCTTTTCGGCTCACAGCAACCTAATTTTTAGACGCCGCCATGGCTTTTTGGGTTGGCTCGTTCTGCCCTTTACAATTTTTGTCCAGATCCCGATCATGCTTTTATCGCCCTTGATGGATCTTTTTGCTATCTTTGCTTTCTTTTTCATTTCCGCCAAGCTCGTTCTTATTTACCTCAGTCTCTATCTTTTGACGAGGTTGATTCTTGGTATTGTTGCCTTTGCTTTTGAGAGAGAGTCTGCCTGGGTTTTGATTCTCATGCCCTTGCAAAGACTTTATTATCAGCCGATTCTTTATATCTCTCTTTTTAAGGCGCTTTGGGCCTTGCTAAAGGGTGCTCCGGTAGAGTGGAAAAAACTTGATCACGAAGGCAACCTAAGTTTAGGCACCCCTAGCTAG
- a CDS encoding inositol monophosphatase family protein produces MLQTAIKAAKEAEKIILGYYDQVLKEERKADHTLVTVADKNAEGMIREIILADYPNHKILGEEEGQIGVGDSEYLWIVDPIDGTTNYHSHIPMFATSIALYKNKEPLLAVINLPAWDKMITAEKGKGTFLNGKRIHVSEKDELEYSLLSFGYGPGEEVRKKTAEIFSRFITKTRTARIFGSQVVQGALVAIGETEAFISTGASKWDYAATSLAVIEAGGLVTDLAGKIWTIDSTEFVAAGPKLHPKIIEVIGFGS; encoded by the coding sequence ATGCTACAAACCGCCATTAAAGCAGCGAAAGAAGCAGAAAAAATCATTCTTGGTTATTATGACCAAGTTCTCAAAGAAGAAAGAAAAGCCGACCACACGCTCGTGACCGTTGCGGACAAAAACGCCGAAGGGATGATTCGCGAGATTATTCTGGCCGACTATCCGAACCACAAAATTCTCGGGGAAGAAGAAGGCCAGATTGGGGTTGGAGATTCTGAATATCTTTGGATAGTGGACCCAATCGACGGGACGACCAACTACCATTCACACATCCCAATGTTTGCCACCTCGATTGCTCTCTACAAAAACAAAGAGCCTCTGCTTGCGGTTATAAATTTACCAGCTTGGGACAAAATGATTACTGCCGAAAAAGGAAAAGGAACTTTTTTGAACGGAAAAAGAATACATGTGTCGGAAAAAGACGAACTTGAGTACAGTCTACTCTCGTTTGGCTATGGTCCGGGCGAGGAAGTCAGGAAAAAAACAGCCGAAATTTTTTCGCGTTTCATCACCAAAACCCGCACCGCTCGAATTTTCGGCAGTCAAGTCGTCCAAGGAGCTCTGGTTGCCATTGGCGAGACTGAAGCTTTTATTTCCACTGGAGCCTCAAAATGGGACTATGCCGCCACTTCCCTGGCAGTGATCGAGGCTGGTGGTCTCGTTACTGATCTGGCCGGGAAAATCTGGACTATTGATTCAACTGAGTTTGTCGCCGCGGGCCCAAAACTGCACCCCAAAATCATTGAAGTTATTGGTTTTGGTAGCTAG
- the asd gene encoding aspartate-semialdehyde dehydrogenase, with the protein MSKIKVGILGATGNVGQRFVQLLSDHPWFEIANLCASEKSAGKPYKEVVNWKVSASIPKKAENLVVGLCEPKIDAKIVFSGLDSSVAGEIEERFAKAGYVVISNSKNHRMDPDVPLLIPEVNPDHLALVEQQKKRFGSGGFIVTNPNCTTVGLTMVLKPLHDAFVIKQAVVTTMQALSGAGYPGVPSLDTIDNVVPYIGDEEDKVETEPLKLLGKFSESKVIDASIKIDAHCNRVSVRDGHLETITLGFEKKPSIEEVIKVLEKFTALPQELKLPSAPKQPIVYRSENDRPQPSLDRDINNGMSVTVGRVRESKTMHIKLTLLVHNTIRGAAGAAILNAELLKAKGLI; encoded by the coding sequence GCTTCAGAGAAAAGCGCAGGTAAACCTTATAAAGAGGTAGTTAATTGGAAAGTCTCTGCTAGTATTCCCAAGAAGGCAGAAAATTTAGTAGTTGGTCTTTGTGAACCCAAAATAGATGCCAAAATAGTTTTTTCTGGTCTTGATTCATCAGTAGCTGGCGAAATAGAAGAAAGATTCGCCAAAGCTGGTTATGTCGTAATAAGTAATTCTAAAAACCACCGTATGGATCCAGATGTTCCCCTACTTATTCCAGAAGTAAATCCTGATCATTTAGCTTTGGTTGAGCAGCAAAAGAAAAGGTTTGGCAGTGGAGGTTTTATAGTAACCAACCCAAACTGCACTACAGTTGGACTTACTATGGTTCTAAAACCATTACATGACGCTTTCGTAATAAAGCAGGCAGTAGTTACAACTATGCAAGCTCTGTCTGGTGCAGGTTATCCAGGAGTTCCTTCCTTGGACACTATTGATAATGTGGTTCCTTACATAGGCGACGAAGAAGATAAAGTAGAAACCGAACCTTTAAAACTTCTTGGAAAATTTTCGGAAAGTAAGGTTATTGACGCATCAATCAAAATAGACGCTCATTGTAATAGAGTTTCGGTAAGAGACGGACATCTAGAAACAATAACACTAGGTTTTGAAAAGAAACCTTCAATTGAAGAGGTTATAAAAGTTTTAGAGAAATTCACCGCTCTTCCTCAAGAGCTAAAGTTACCATCGGCTCCAAAACAACCTATCGTTTACCGAAGTGAAAATGATAGACCTCAACCTTCTTTGGATAGAGATATCAATAATGGTATGTCAGTTACTGTGGGGAGGGTAAGAGAATCAAAAACAATGCATATTAAACTGACCTTATTGGTTCACAACACCATTAGAGGTGCTGCCGGTGCCGCTATATTGAATGCGGAGCTTTTAAAAGCAAAAGGTCTCATCTAA
- a CDS encoding dockerin type I repeat-containing protein yields MNDEQEDHKFTLKSINLGILASLIILISIPITVFAVYGVRSLTPQAATGKPSSLTPAYSTYSTTPTFSWNCYCYTTKYRVYLRAYNGNFYSGSWYKDVYGSSGVNSTNFGGWSSASYGTPPSQLTVGTTYYWTVSCVTGGCTTASTQAFTVLSKDTTPPVLTVNATNITTNSITWKWSATDNVGISGYYVCTSSSDLVDPKYYEDYNPPNGPTGGGSSGICSPLSLETTQTWSNLRDSSKYQIRVGVDDTSNNNTSVTKEARTLKKDSDGDSFGDAAESHMGTSPTAACGSSAWPIDFNSDKKVTSADQLLLAKYIGADYKGTKSSSGNYYRKRYDLNLDGYINSTDQGFVTAAHGKTCT; encoded by the coding sequence ATGAACGATGAACAAGAAGATCACAAATTTACTCTCAAAAGCATAAACCTAGGAATTCTTGCCTCTCTCATTATTCTCATTTCAATACCGATTACTGTTTTTGCAGTTTATGGTGTGCGCTCACTTACTCCTCAGGCCGCAACTGGAAAACCTTCAAGCTTAACTCCAGCCTACAGTACCTACAGTACTACGCCAACCTTTAGTTGGAACTGTTACTGCTACACCACAAAATATCGAGTTTATCTCCGGGCCTATAATGGGAATTTTTACTCAGGATCTTGGTACAAGGATGTGTATGGTAGCAGCGGAGTCAACTCGACAAACTTTGGTGGTTGGAGTAGTGCAAGCTACGGAACCCCACCAAGCCAATTGACAGTTGGCACCACCTACTATTGGACCGTTTCTTGTGTAACTGGGGGATGTACCACAGCTTCAACCCAGGCTTTTACGGTTCTTTCAAAGGATACTACCCCACCTGTTCTGACGGTAAACGCCACAAATATCACTACCAACTCGATTACTTGGAAATGGTCGGCGACAGATAACGTTGGGATTTCTGGTTATTATGTTTGTACCTCTTCTTCTGACCTTGTTGATCCAAAGTATTATGAGGACTACAATCCTCCTAATGGTCCAACCGGAGGAGGAAGTTCGGGGATCTGTTCGCCCCTTTCATTAGAGACAACTCAAACGTGGTCGAATTTACGGGATAGTTCGAAGTATCAAATTAGAGTAGGTGTGGACGATACAAGTAATAACAATACATCAGTAACTAAAGAAGCCAGGACTCTCAAAAAAGATAGTGATGGAGATAGCTTTGGAGATGCGGCGGAGTCACATATGGGGACCAGTCCGACAGCAGCCTGTGGATCAAGCGCTTGGCCAATAGACTTCAATAGTGACAAAAAAGTAACCTCTGCTGATCAGTTACTTTTGGCTAAATACATTGGAGCAGACTACAAGGGAACTAAAAGCTCCTCCGGGAATTATTACAGAAAGAGATATGACTTGAACCTTGATGGCTACATAAACTCCACTGACCAAGGTTTTGTAACAGCTGCCCACGGTAAGACGTGCACCTAG
- a CDS encoding signal peptidase I codes for MIVKAFNSVFIVFIFTITLVLTLSALNWVRLLVVKTGSMSPNLPINSLLVVFPEKSIFSDKNKNYETGEVVSFQSAGTQSLITHRINKIVEKDGITYYQTKGDANQGPDSTLIRDRNIFGKVVFSAPLLGVLAAFLGSFPGLFILVIIPASFVILHEFLVIAEEMKRMKKKKKEKLNTRVLTAPALVLIFLLFAVPAFSLFKSSVILESNRLSTGEISSAPLECSDIEFSGEPILGTEASDRLIGTAGNDLIFGFGGGDLIEGKGGNDCLVGGDGGDKLKGGPGQDILLGGQDSDSLQAGSGADELFGAEGSDSLNGSSGNDKLFGGPGSDGLSGGSGEDFLDAGNGSDKNDGGAQTDTCLNGENNQNCEVF; via the coding sequence ATGATTGTAAAAGCCTTTAACTCAGTTTTCATAGTTTTTATTTTTACCATCACCCTGGTACTTACCCTCTCTGCTTTAAACTGGGTTCGATTGTTGGTGGTAAAAACAGGAAGTATGAGTCCAAACCTTCCGATAAATTCACTTTTGGTTGTTTTTCCAGAAAAAAGTATTTTCAGTGATAAAAACAAAAACTATGAAACAGGGGAAGTCGTCAGCTTTCAGTCGGCAGGAACGCAGAGTTTAATTACTCACAGAATTAACAAGATAGTTGAGAAAGATGGAATCACTTATTATCAAACCAAGGGAGATGCTAATCAAGGCCCAGATTCGACACTGATCCGAGACAGAAATATTTTTGGAAAAGTCGTTTTTTCAGCTCCCCTTTTGGGAGTGTTGGCTGCCTTTCTTGGCAGCTTCCCCGGGCTATTTATTCTTGTAATCATTCCAGCTAGTTTTGTTATTCTCCATGAATTTTTGGTTATTGCCGAGGAAATGAAGAGAATGAAAAAAAAGAAAAAGGAGAAACTAAATACCAGAGTTTTAACTGCGCCGGCTCTTGTACTTATTTTTTTGCTCTTTGCTGTTCCTGCCTTTAGTCTCTTCAAAAGTAGTGTAATTTTAGAGAGTAATCGACTTTCAACTGGTGAAATTTCGAGTGCTCCTTTAGAATGTAGTGATATTGAGTTTTCCGGAGAGCCTATTTTGGGAACTGAGGCCTCCGATAGGCTGATCGGAACTGCCGGCAACGACTTGATTTTTGGTTTTGGTGGGGGAGATCTTATTGAGGGTAAAGGTGGTAACGATTGCCTTGTTGGTGGAGACGGCGGTGATAAGTTGAAAGGTGGGCCCGGTCAGGACATTCTCCTTGGTGGTCAGGACAGTGATTCGCTGCAAGCGGGCTCTGGTGCGGATGAATTGTTTGGTGCCGAAGGCTCCGATAGTCTAAATGGCAGCAGTGGCAACGATAAATTGTTTGGTGGACCAGGTAGCGACGGGCTTTCCGGAGGTTCTGGGGAGGATTTTCTTGATGCAGGGAATGGTTCAGATAAAAACGATGGTGGAGCACAAACAGACACCTGCTTGAACGGAGAAAACAACCAAAATTGTGAGGTGTTCTGA